A window of Oncorhynchus tshawytscha isolate Ot180627B linkage group LG10, Otsh_v2.0, whole genome shotgun sequence contains these coding sequences:
- the zgc:55943 gene encoding uncharacterized protein C1orf21 homolog yields MVSLWCAWVRRKAGKEMGCTSAKQVSAVPSGEEGRSKAYSNGDLLSDEYKKGVEKVKYINGEEDRLNTCNQDSTEKTALLTRVQRTDDTGSNGNGKTHIHSSESQQEFFRMLDEKIEKGQDYCSEEEDMT; encoded by the exons ATG GTCAGCCTGTGGTGTGCGTGGGTGAGGAGGAAAGCGGGTAAGGAGATGGGCTGCACCTCGGCCAAGCAGGTGTCGGCAGTGCCAAGTGGTGAGGAGGGCCGCAGTAAAGCCTACAGCAATGGGGACCTTCTTTCCG ACGAGTACAAAAAAGGAGTGGAAAAGGTCAAGTATATCAATGGAGAAGAGGACAGACTGAACACCTGCAACCAGGACAGCACG GAGAAAACTGCCCTGCTTACTAGGGTCCAACGCACAGATGACACAGGATCAAATGGCAATGGGAAGACACA TATCCATTCTTCAGAGAGCCAGCAAGAGTTCTTCAGGATGCTGGATGAGAAGATAGAAAAG GGGCAGGACTACTGCTCAGAGGAAGAGGATATGACATAG
- the sec22ba gene encoding vesicle-trafficking protein SEC22b-B, translating to MILLTMIARVADGLPLAASMQEDEQSGRDLQHYQSQAKQLCRKLNAQSPNRCTLEAGVMSFHYVIEHGVCYLALCEAVFPKKLVFGYLEVLQTEFNEQHGKKVPTVSRPYSFIEFDVYIQKTKKNYIDSRARRNLGSINTELQDVQRIMVANIEEVLQRGEALSALDTKASDLSSLSKKYRSDAKYLNTRSIYAKIAAGAVFFITLIVYMRFWWI from the exons ATGATTTTACTGACAATGATCGCTCGAGTAGCAGATGGTCTGCCGCTTGCTGCATCGATGCAAGAAGACGAGCAG TCAGGAAGAGACTTGCAACATTACCAGAGCCAGGCTAAGCAGCTGTGCCGCAAACTAAATGCCCAGAGTCCCAATAGATGTACTCTGGAGGCTGGGGTCATGTCCTTCCA CTATGTAATAGAACATGGCGTGTGCTACTTGGCCTTGTGTGAAGCTGTGTTTCCCAAGAAACTGGTATTTGGGTACCTGGAAGTCCTCCAAACAGAATTCAATGAACAGCATGGAAAGAAAGTCCCCACCGTCTCCAGGCCATACTCTTTCATTGAGTTTG ACGTGTACATCCAGAAGACAAAGAAGAACTACATTGACAGCAGGGCACGGAGGAACCTGGGCAGCATCAACACAGAACTGCAGGACGTCCAGCGTATCATGGTGGCAAACATTGAAGAGGTCCTGCAACGAGGAGAGGCCTTATCTG CTCTCGACACCAAAGCCAGCGATCtgtccagcctttcaaagaagTACCGCAGCGACGCCAAGTACCTCAACACCCGATCCATCTATGCCAAGATAGCAGCAGGGGCAGTCTTCTTCATTACACTCATCGTCTATATGCGTTTCTGGTGGATCTGA
- the imp3 gene encoding U3 small nucleolar ribonucleoprotein protein IMP3, with protein MVRKLKFHEQKLLKKVDFINWEVDNNLHEVKVLRRYHIEKREDYTKYNKLSRNIRELAQKIRDLDEKDGFRAHSTGQLLEKLYGTGLIPTKQNLALTEKVTASSFCRRRLPTIMVSLRMAQNLKTAITFIEQGHVRVGPEIVTDAAFLVTRNMEDFVTWVDSSKIKQHVMTYNDERDDFDLVV; from the exons ATGGTTCGAAAATTGAAATTTCATGAGCAGAAGCTTTTGAAGAAGGTTGACTTTATTAACTGGGAGGTAGACAACAACCTGCACGAGGTGAAAGTATTGCGGAGGTATCACATCGAGAAGAGAGAAGACTACACCAA GTACAATAAGTTGAGCCGTAACATCAGAGAGCTTGCTCAGAAGATACGTGATCTGGACGAGAAGGATGGCTTCAGAGCCCACAGCACAGGTCAACTACTTGAGAAACT GTACGGTACTGGGCTGATCCCCACCAAACAGAACCTGGCTCTTACAGAGAAAGTCACCGCCTCTTCATTCTGCAG GAGGCGGCTACCCACCATAATGGTAAGCTTACGAATGGCTCAGAACCTGAAGACAGCCATCACCTTCATCGAACAGGGAC ATGTGCGTGTGGGACCAGAAATTGTCACAGATGCAGCTTTCCTCGTCACTAG aAATATGGAAGACTTTGTAACATGGGTTGACTCTTCAAAGATCAAACAGCACGTCATGACCTACAATGATGAG AGGGATGACTTTGATCTTGTGGTATAG